The Gouania willdenowi chromosome 14, fGouWil2.1, whole genome shotgun sequence nucleotide sequence TTAATAACCAGTTTTCaatgtatacatttttaacattttcatttctagCATTTAGTCATTTCTAGCATTCCAAACAAACACACTAATGCATAACTTCACTTATTCACAGTTTCTGAGACAATTATCCTCCCTTTACcctaaataacaataattaaatttaCAATCTGTGCATATTTACATCCATGCAGTTCCCATATACAATGGTGTCAGTATAACTAACAAACATACAGATTTGACTGactgttagggatgtaacgattcactcaacttccgatacgattcgattcacgatacttggttcacgatacgattctctcacgatttattttacaaaatggtactgtagtcaaatgatgactgaaaaatattcctttatttttggggggaaaaaaactagaaaatactgtactattttctttttatttttcattgtcaaaagaatccattgataaactattcaaaacaatgcgatttaactaaaaataaattttgaatgaaataaataaaggaataatacaaatgaagaagaagcctattaatttaaattctggttcgatagtaaacaataaaaaactacataatagttctttttctttttaaatgtgaaactgaaaatgtattttgtgacttaaaaatttttttaaaaattccaatgcatttatgtcagatattagtttggaccagcagagggcgctggtaacccagtggtcggttggcatgcagtgaagaagagatgctatgctagcagacagagctaataggaaaacgtgacttttacagatattcacgtaatattacagatattctttcagtgctcaAGGGGTAAGGAGTCATTGATGAACAtgtgtaagagtagaaggcagccagaaagaaagtagtagcagattccgcccgctgtcAACTCTGCTGGACAAGGGAAGGGATtcatatatagcgccctctgctgtttaaaaaaaagtactgcgattcaattttcagagcatcgactTGAACCGTGACatctatgaatcaatttttaactgcctttcgattaatcgttacatccctactgactgtggatatttcacactggacctcaagcattttgggttctgttcctcacccgtcttcctccaaacccttggaccttgattccagaatgaaaggcacactttactttcatcagaaaagaggaccatgaccactggccaacagtccagtccttcttctcctcttttttttctgcaaaaactgaaaagtaaatggtgatttcgtCTCAATATTCTAAATTTGTGAAATTCTGTTTtcatgggttttatgagctggaagcccaaattatgtaaaaatgaacaaataaatacttgaaatcgtttaaattgtgAGCCCTGAATCTACAATCTATGAAAGtctaactttttgaatggaattatggaaatcaaacaacttttccatgatattctcattttttggaaagggtctgtatatgCATGggtttttttagatattctGCTCACATTCCAGACTTGTAGCGTGCACATGAGGGTGTGCAcgtgagggtttttttttcctgtttactAGCCCCCACAATGACTTGGTGACTCAACCTGCTTCCCACTCCCAGATATGGTTTCACTAGTTTAAAATGGAACACAAGAAGTTTGGTCAATGTTACTATTTAGTTTTTCTGGTATTCTATTTTGAATTTTTGCAGCTGTTTCTTCAAATGCCCCTTTAAGGGAAGAAAGCCTGAAATAATGTCTGCTTCGTCAGTGCCATAACTGGCTTTTtcacaacagttttattttctctttgtgCTTCCTGCTGTAAGAACAATTACAATACAAAGCTCTTCACCATCTCAGAAAAGGTCATCTGTCTCAAGACAAATTAAAAGTCTTAGAATAGCCCTTAAACAGAGAAATattcaacaaaaatagaaataaaaataatgtagtCAGTTAGGATTATATTgattgtttgattttgtttttttttcatgattatttctAGTTTTGGACAAACTTTGAGATGAAAGTGCAAGATTTACCTGAAAAAAATGAGCAGATACAGAGGAACAGATCTATACttcttatttaacaattttggTTTTATTCTGACACCCAATGAGAACTGGAgattggcaccagcagaccccgtgaccctgaaaaaaggagcaagcgggtcagaaaatggatggatggatgggttttattctttttattcagctgaaataataatcatttcttatttaacaattttggttttattctgtttattttatttatagttttgttCACCTCGCAGTGttaattctttttaatttaattatgctTGTCCAAAAActgtgcaagtgtgtgtgtgtgtgtttgtgtgtggtttATATGAATATTCtatttttggagaaattttgaaataaacctaCTCCTactttggaaatttttttttttagttatggACATTTTTCCTGTTTCCTCAGCCTTTGCAGGAATCAGTATCTGGCCCTCCTTCCATGAAgccttcagcagcagcagcgtcttTGTGGACTTCAGCCTGAAATCTAACAGGAGTGTCGATGGCAACCTGAGCCTCTCTCTGATCAACATGGAGACCAATACCACTCTCAGCACCAGGACCCTGTCCACCCAGCGGCTCTCAGGCAGGGCGGAGTTTGGCTGCTCCTGCTTCCTGCACGCAGGAACTTTCCGATTCCTACTGGGGCAGACCAGTGTCACCAGTGTTCCCAGTCCTAATGGTTCTCACACTAGCAGCGTAGAGAGCACGGCCTGGTGGTGGAGCTCAGAGCTGCAGGTGCAGTGGCCCACCTTCCACATAGCAGTGGAGAGGGTGAAGAACCATTCTGGATCATTTCAGGTGAGAAAAACGTTCGAAATGGCACATTTTCTATACACGACAAACTGAttcagtatatactgtctactatatactataagtatgattaggacgATTGACTGTTCCCTCTGAAGTacagtatacttccaagtttcccaagatgcatttcgaacctacaaggacaaaaacaactgaagcacactgagactaaatatctctgttgattttccatctttgaaagttctgaaaacattttaaatgagaaagtgaccaagtagaatatcaacatgtggtcatttgatccataaaacacacgtatacacatttcattccaacatttcagagattttcagaaacCTGcctttgtgctactgactaaacttctggttaacttcaaaacaagagccctatttacaaaagcatttaaaaaataaagtgtctattcgtatggttgccgtacggacaacccccggtgctattggtacatttatcgaagtacacgtacgtagcgtcttagggttaggttataaccctatattgcaacaattttaaGGACGAGGGTTAGGTTTgtggttaggtttagtcttagtcacgtgacctaaactggccaatgaggggtgctgcttacagatagaatgtcagtatattgatacgtcaatcgtacggatagccactgccttaaaaaaaactgaaaaatgaaagaccagaagagatgcttttattttgaaaagatgatgtttgatttttagcttgaagccggtcccaggacgaatttacattccgctcgcaatgcattatggggcggttgagtataaCTAGTGTGcacaccgtgcatacttaaaaaatgtcacaatatactgtagtatacatctgggtatttcttgcgtacttTCAAAGAAAAGGCCTTTAAAAAAAGtccttatatacagtacatccagatatttctcagatactcaatcttttcatactctctaatgtgaacgcactccATACTAACTTTGAcctcagacttagtatgagtagtacgttagtatgtcaTTTTGAACACGGCCTAAATCTGCTATCTGTTTAAGTTTAGAAAAAACTAATCGgttacactttacttgaagttttatacataacgctgacattacgctgtcattagcataaataagttGGTGTCAtgaagctgtcattaagtgttgttcaatacattttgacacctttggcattttttgtgttaggtggagggatctagtagggttagggttatgtagagttaggtttagagtCAGGTGCATTGATTCTATAAACTCCCTGAATGGTTTTGGACCGATCtagtttgggttagggttagttggGGTTAATGTTAGGGTTCGGGTAAagaaacgacacttaatgacagccttcatcacaccttattcatgctaatgacaggtgtcatgtcctaataatgacagtgtaatatcagcctttatgtataaaacttcaagtaaagagtTACCAACTAATCCAGCTGTTCTCCTTGTGTCTGCAGGTTGGGATTTCTACTAATGACCACTTTAAGGCTTGTTCCAGTGTCATGGAGTCAGCTCTTTATCTGGAGGTCAGTTTCATGGAGTACAACCAGATCGGACGAAACAGCATCGACAAGGTCCGATCTAGGACGCGCCACCCAATCAAACCCCTCCGATCCCAGAGCGTAGAGCTGCCCTGTGCCTTCCCGTTTACAGAACGGGACTTCATAACAGTAGCTTTACGATCTCCTCATTCCACACAGGAGGTGAAGAGTTCTGGCCCACTCTACCTGTCCCGTATCTTCTCCTATAAACTACTGGTGGAAAACGTCAACGCTTACAAGAGTGGCTGTGAAGGCACCATGACGGTTAAACTGGTAACTCCTCCATGTGCTCACATCAGTGGGAAGATATTACTCTACAGTGATGCCACAGGTGTTGCTGGTTCTCCTGCAGTGACTGGGATTGGGCCAGAGGAGCCGACCTCTCCACCACTGGCCTTTAACTGGATAACTCAGGGAGAGAACGAGACGGACTTTAACTGTTCTGTGTTCAACCCAGGAAGAAATAAGTACTGCTTTCGTTTTGTTTTCAACTTCAGTCGTTCTCCAAGTCCTGCTCAGACTTGTATGGTAGTTTACAAGAGTGCAGGTGAGATATAGCATGCAAACATCATTGTTTGTATGTCCTTCAGAAATCAAAGGGTTTTAGGGTTTGAATCCATGAGATTTATAGAATCCAAAAACAAGAAACGGAAATGCAACAAATCAATAACAGTGgggtatatatactgtaaatggtaCTTTGTTCTAATATCTATAAGTTCCACATTGTAAAGGTATACATAAGGTATAAGATTAGATCGGATTGGATTGTGTTTTCATTCggacatttttttaactttttttaaagtatgaaGGCATTTTTGTGCATATCACAACATCTACTTAGAATTGCAAccttttgaataatatttttgaactttttaattcaaaattgtgtcattttttaaggccatgtttttttattatcttcaGGAAATAGTCCTATTAAAGCTGGAAAATAGCATTATAAAACCATTAATGTTCACCAGTAGGAATAACATAAATGATACAGATTACTTTGCGATTCTAAAAGTATTTATGCATTTATGAGACTGGAAAGATTAATATATATTGCCAGGggcaagttttatttatttattttggatttaATTGTGTTTCTCTCTTAgtatattagtttatttatgtgtgtctgtgtaatgTATGAATAAATGTTGTTTGGGGGGGGAAATTAAAAACGAAAGTGCATATactgggaaaaaaattatgtgtttCTGACAAATTTAGGTATTATTTGCATGTTTACATTTGATCTGATCTTACAGAGTCATGGGGGTCTTGGCAGCCATGGAGCGTGTGCAGTGTGAGCTGCGGAGAAGGAGTGAGGGAGCGAGGGCGTGAGTGTTTGCTGCCCTCTGGTGCAGAAGGGATGCAGTGCACCGGCATGGTGAAAGAACAGTCCCTCTGTTCACTGGAGGATTGTGCCGGTTAGTGTCAACATTACAATTTCCCTCCATATCACCCTTTGTTGACACAGTTGATCAGTTTTACCCACTTCTAATAGTTGTACTTTTCTTTGAATTCTTCAGCTGGACCTCCACCCTCGCCCTCTCTTCCCCCATCACCCGTTGGGGTCGGATCTTTTGGTGGTAACATGGTGGTAGTGATTGGCATCTCCCTCTGCCTACTTGTTATAATGGTTACCATAGTCGTTGCTCTGTGGCGAAAGTTCTGCAAGGCCCCACAGTGCAGCTCTGTCCGCCGAGGCTCCATGCATTCCCCTGGGGGGCGCAAACTCTCAGACGAAGCATCTATCTGTGGGCAGAGCCTCCAAAGACCCAGCCTGTGTGACAGTCACGGCCCCTCACATGGGGTCAGTGTGGGAGCAGCGCAGATGGAAAGATCCGCTTTGGAAAAGCAGCCTTTGTCACAAACCTTGGTGGTACCACTTCCCCAGGACCCTGACAGGCTGTCTCCCACCGGTCAGAAGATGCTACCACCAATATTTGGGTAAAActggatttttttaatg carries:
- the thsd1 gene encoding thrombospondin type-1 domain-containing protein 1, which produces MPLAVSLLPFLLALMGCAFAGISIWPSFHEAFSSSSVFVDFSLKSNRSVDGNLSLSLINMETNTTLSTRTLSTQRLSGRAEFGCSCFLHAGTFRFLLGQTSVTSVPSPNGSHTSSVESTAWWWSSELQVQWPTFHIAVERVKNHSGSFQVGISTNDHFKACSSVMESALYLEVSFMEYNQIGRNSIDKVRSRTRHPIKPLRSQSVELPCAFPFTERDFITVALRSPHSTQEVKSSGPLYLSRIFSYKLLVENVNAYKSGCEGTMTVKLVTPPCAHISGKILLYSDATGVAGSPAVTGIGPEEPTSPPLAFNWITQGENETDFNCSVFNPGRNKYCFRFVFNFSRSPSPAQTCMVVYKSAESWGSWQPWSVCSVSCGEGVRERGRECLLPSGAEGMQCTGMVKEQSLCSLEDCAAGPPPSPSLPPSPVGVGSFGGNMVVVIGISLCLLVIMVTIVVALWRKFCKAPQCSSVRRGSMHSPGGRKLSDEASICGQSLQRPSLCDSHGPSHGVSVGAAQMERSALEKQPLSQTLVVPLPQDPDRLSPTGQKMLPPIFGYQLAQQQLKEMKKKGLKEATQLYHVSSSPVHDTIVDSSASPTNSATPTPTSFAHSPLPVGLQGDANPTQFCIATPLSELSPLALRSTPDRLSPRVELVLGPPMHAHATGGGSKRSERTADWVRMVERNRLASLGAEGTGRGETTLAGATHRNPNFRRTSSFSDPKIQQPSVQSRYYRERSMTQVGSRTLPEGSSWTKAGWERHPFRSYPIPEHGDSEWSKSTDQQKPWRETAIPPHNNGLKHTGTNTNSFSTSDKHQAVNLNVEKQKCSQTVSQAREAFSGIGGPAAGPQGKNFLSVDRAEQNWNRRGPSPIQRNMLARKLKEAQSCSGVKGRQRSSTFSVSPSEQRKDRCHSLQMSGDYGSGGGSSYRLSEAEQRMLDLDLSLADAENK